The Reichenbachiella carrageenanivorans region TCTAACAAAACAACAAACCCAAGCAATAAGTGGTTAAGTCACCACTTATTGCTTGGGTTATTTTTTGAATAGTTAAGCGCTTAATCCAAGGAGCTGAAACAAGGAAGCATATACTTCCTTGTCAGTCTCCTATCCCCTCTTCCAACACGTAAATCGTATGATCTACAGACGATTTACTTTTTCTAAATAAATCACTCTTCACTAAAACAAACTACTTTTTGGCAGACTGGACATCTTTGAAACCTGCTTTATCTTTAGCAATCAAAGATTCTCTCAACTCTTTATCAGTCATAGCCAACTCTTCTCTCTCCGCTATCGATAGATTGACCGATCGATAATCAGGAGATATCCAAAGAATGTATAATTCTTCTTCGGTCATTTTTTCTGGCAAAAAGCCTGTGACTTTAAATTCTGCACGCCTATTTTTTTGATGTTGTTCTTTAGAGCATTTCACGCCATTGCTACAGCCATTAAGTAGCCTCGACTCTCCATAGCCCCTACCCACCAATCGCTCCGCAGAAATACCATGAGCGGTCACATAGTCGGCAGATGATTTCGCTCTCTTGTCGGACAAATCTAAATTGTACCTATCTCCACCACGACTGTCAGTATGTGTACTCAACTCTACAATAATCGATGGGTTATCATTTAACTTCTGAGTAAACTTATCCAGCTCTAGCGCAGCATCTTCTCTAATATTCCATTTGGCTACGTCGAAATGTATATCATTTAACTCTATCGGTTTTCCTATCACTATTTCAGTCAGAGAACCATTATTAATGATTTCTCCAGATCGCTCAGAACCAGTAGTCAAGTCATTGGCAAAGGAGAGATATCTATATTTTTTCATAAGAAATGAATAAGTCGTATTGGGCTCTGCCAAAAAAGAATAGGCTCCATTGGCCTCTGTAGTCATCCCGAATACAGCTCCTGTATTTTCGTTTTTCACAATGACTTTCACCGCTCCCAATTCTTGATTGTTTTGCTCTCGATAGGTCACCCCTTTGATAACCAACAACTCCTTAGTAATTCTAAGCTCTATCACATCTCCTTCTGGTAAATCTGCTGGCGTAAAGGCCAAGAAGTCTCTTGAATATTTATCCTTGGTGCTCGAAACAGTATATGCACTGTTCCACTCATAAGGGAAGCTAAAAGTACCATCGGCACTTGTAACCAGTCTACCTAGCGTATCCCCCGCATCCGTAATGGCCAATACTTCAGCCCCTTCTAGCGGCAAACCCGTAATAAGATCGACCACTCGCCCAGGTTGAGCTTTTTTTCTGGTGTAATGAAACCCATATATATCATCCAGCCCTTTACCTCCTGGACGATTAGAGGAGAAATAACCCATTAGATCTGATCCGTCAGGTTTGATAGTCAGTCCAAAATCATCGCTTGCGGTATTCATCGGGTAGCCCATATTTTTGGGTTTAGCATTGAATTGATTCAAATCGACGTAAAAAATATCCAAACCACCCAATCCCATATGACCGTTGGATGCAAAATAAAAAATGCCTTCTTCATCTATAAAAGGAAACATCTCATCTCCTTCAGTATTGATACTGGCACCCATATTGACAGGCGCCTCCCATATGCTATCGGTTTGAGTAGATACGTACAGGTCTATACCTCCAAAACCGCCTTCACGATCTGAAGCAAAATAGAGTTTTTTCCCATCTGCGCTCACCGTTGGGTGCCCTGAGGACACGTTGGTATCATTAAACGACAGAGGAACGGGGGTAGCCCATTTTTCGTTTTTCAAGAGTTCTGAATAGAAAAGCTTAAGCTTTACGGCTCCTGTTTTGCTGGCTGACACCTTCGATCCTTGTACATGTATTTTGCTATTACTCACCCGGAGTTCGCCTTTTTCGTAGCTGTTTCTTGTAAAGATCACTTTAGTCCCCTGATCATAGAAAGCCACGGGGCCTTCGTGATAACTTGTTTTCAGACGCTTATCAAATTCTGTCACTTCGTTATTTGCATCTACTTCGAATAGATTGAGAAAATAGGACTGATCCCATTTATATTTAGGTTTTAAAAACTGGGTGACTTGTGCCGTTGCTCTTGACGACACAATCATCACCCCCCCCTTATAAAAAGTAGGACTAAAGTCATATCCCGCCGTATTGAAAGGGGCATTCCATATTTCGAAAAGCACCGAATCCCTACGAAAACTCAACTGTTTTTGGAGTCCCTCCAAACGTGCTTTTACTCTGTTGTCTTCTGGGTTGTTAGTTTCGAATTTTTCAAACCATACTTTGGCTTCTTCATATCTCGCCTGATGGA contains the following coding sequences:
- a CDS encoding OmpA family protein, whose product is MSNIKKILVVLVYLILSIVLFVTTAEALHASQKKDIGALKQKSYERIKRRAADYYSNFAYAKGLEVYKKALNKKPTDDTLKLAIADGFFQTHELDSAAHWYRDVIAEEGLVDDDRHYIQYAETLIHQARYEEAKVWFEKFETNNPEDNRVKARLEGLQKQLSFRRDSVLFEIWNAPFNTAGYDFSPTFYKGGVMIVSSRATAQVTQFLKPKYKWDQSYFLNLFEVDANNEVTEFDKRLKTSYHEGPVAFYDQGTKVIFTRNSYEKGELRVSNSKIHVQGSKVSASKTGAVKLKLFYSELLKNEKWATPVPLSFNDTNVSSGHPTVSADGKKLYFASDREGGFGGIDLYVSTQTDSIWEAPVNMGASINTEGDEMFPFIDEEGIFYFASNGHMGLGGLDIFYVDLNQFNAKPKNMGYPMNTASDDFGLTIKPDGSDLMGYFSSNRPGGKGLDDIYGFHYTRKKAQPGRVVDLITGLPLEGAEVLAITDAGDTLGRLVTSADGTFSFPYEWNSAYTVSSTKDKYSRDFLAFTPADLPEGDVIELRITKELLVIKGVTYREQNNQELGAVKVIVKNENTGAVFGMTTEANGAYSFLAEPNTTYSFLMKKYRYLSFANDLTTGSERSGEIINNGSLTEIVIGKPIELNDIHFDVAKWNIREDAALELDKFTQKLNDNPSIIVELSTHTDSRGGDRYNLDLSDKRAKSSADYVTAHGISAERLVGRGYGESRLLNGCSNGVKCSKEQHQKNRRAEFKVTGFLPEKMTEEELYILWISPDYRSVNLSIAEREELAMTDKELRESLIAKDKAGFKDVQSAKK